From one Eucalyptus grandis isolate ANBG69807.140 chromosome 9, ASM1654582v1, whole genome shotgun sequence genomic stretch:
- the LOC104419796 gene encoding F-box protein SKIP22 has protein sequence MGKRRRKKTSAAPPHPRWPPLPPPPPGASFRLSLNRTDELRSPDPAASLQSLGLASGDLVYFSLAPDALASPQAGDGSSSAESSAGASGGVPLGHAEMDSEDPPGGRPREVAESEMVDSVPDDAPGADASGSAGDPGNSVSASFDFEGDGVVAADDSAGVRSKFSEPCFLKRVLREELGGDGGDHRLLVIAVHAVLLESGFVAVDPVTGVPAHRFHLSDQWPSTAFMMTLQYSLPELVAKTQGRNVSESVVLKFVSLGHFISVYGRLAKANLALRRVCLDERRFAPIIDEMWAKGDDDVEGNEDGGSLNSSSEKEVFEFWKIVKDGLALPLLIDLTERAGLPLPSCFTCLPMELKLRIFELLPGIDLARVGCVSSDLQYLASNNDLWKQKYVEEFGERTESGEMINWKQIFTLEAKKKRKRESSRCQMPAYTSRVRRLLNPLGFPGVLGGDYDRLPGLGVHPPFGLPFHRYQFRRNIIHNCNLGGLNG, from the exons atggggaaaagaagaagaaagaagacaagtGCAG CTCCGCCGCATCCTCGCTGGCCGCCTCTCCCCCCGCCCCCTCCCGGCGCCTCCTTCCGCCTCTCCCTCAACCGCACCGACGAGCTCCGGTCGCCGGACCCCGCCGCTTCCCTCCAGTCCCTCGGCCTCGCGTCCGGCGACCTCGTCTACTTCTCCCTCGCCCCCGATGCGCTCGCTTCTCCTCAGGCAGGCGATGGCTCCTCCAGCGCCGAATCCTCCGCAGGGGCGTCGGGTGGGGTCCCCCTAGGGCACGCGGAGATGGATTCCGAAGATCCGCCCGGGGGACGGCCTCGGGAGGTCGCGGAATCGGAGATGGTCGATTCGGTGCCTGATGATGCGCCGGGAGCCGATGCTTCGGGGAGCGCCGGGGATCCAGGTAATTCCGTCTCTGCAAGTTTTGATTTTGAGGGCGACGGCGTTGTGGCCGCGGATGACTCGGCTGGGGTTCGCAGCAAGTTCTCCGAGCCTTGCTTTCTGAAGAGGGTTTTGAGAGAAGAATTGGGTGGGGACGGTGGTGACCATAGGCTTCTGGTTATTGCGGTGCATGCTGTTCTCCTGGAATCCGGTTTCGTCGCGGTTGATCCGGTGACTGGAGTGCCTGCCCATCGGTTTCATCTCTCCGATCAATGGCCTTCCACGGCGTTTATGATGACGTTGCAGTACAGTCTGCCTGAGCTCGTGGCTAAGACACAGGGTCGGAATGTATCTGAGAGTGTAGTTCTGAAGTTTGTGAGTTTAGGTCACTTTATAAGTGTCTATGGGCGTCTGGCTAAAGCCAATTTGGCATTGCGTAGAGTCTGTTTGGACGAGCGCAGATTTGCTCCTATTATAGACGAGATGTGGGCGAAAGGCGATGATGATGTGGAAGGGAATGAGGATGGTGGATCTTTGAATTCGAGTTCTGAAAAAGAAGTGTTTGAGTTTTGGAAGATCGTGAAAGATGGTTTGGCATTGCCACTGTTAATAGACCTAACTGAAAGAGCTGGTTTGCCGCTTCCATCTTGCTTCACATGCCTTCCAATGGAACTGAAGCTCAGGATTTTCGAATTGCTTCCTGGAATTGACCTTGCAAGGGTAGGGTGTGTATCTTCTGACCTGCAGTATTTGGCATCCAATAATGATTTGTGGAAGCAGAAGTATGTTGAGGAGTTTGGAGAGCGGACGGAAAGTGGAGAGATGATCAATTGGAAGCAGATTTTCACATTGGaggcaaagaagaagaggaagagggagagtaGTCGGTGCCAGATGCCTGCATATACTTCACGGGTCAGGAGGCTTCTGAACCCTTTAGGTTTTCCAGGAGTCTTAGGTGGAGATTATGACCGTCTGCCCGGCCTTGGGGTTCATCCTCCTTTTGGCCTGCCCTTTCATCGATATCAATTCCGGCGGAATATCATCCACAACTGCAATCTGGGAGGACTTAATGGCTGA
- the LOC104419797 gene encoding cyclin-B1-3 isoform X2 has protein sequence MPKTLYLTINILDRFLSVETVPGKKFRLVGMAAIHIACLHEESSPLRVLDLVSLGGDDCTRDDFNVMERNILLKLIYKITVPTPYVFLNRFIKASDSDKKLEHTAFYLAELGLMDYTFSVAYLPSMSAAASVYTARYLLGECPLWTEALQFHTNYSESQLRDCFEILLSKHSNAGEDELKAVYEKYSEAERGSVALVLPKETSACGNLSTVEPPQNSEILLPKGDDNTSAEEGKVADYGNEIRMG, from the exons ATGCCAAAGACTCTTTATCTTACTATCAACATCCTTGATCGGTTCCTCTCCGTGGAGACTGTGCCAGGAAAGAAGTTTAGATTGGTCGGAATGGCAGCTATACATATAGCTTGCTTACACGAAGAAAGTTCGCCTCTTCGG GTTTTGGATTTAGTATCCCTCGGAGGCGATGACTGCACTAGGGACGATTTTAATGTTATGGAGCGTAATATTCTGCTGAAGTTAATATATAAGATAACGGTTCCAACGCCTTATGTCTTCCTCAATCGTTTCATTAAAGCATCTGACTCTGATAAGAAA CTGGAGCACACGGCATTTTATCTGGCTGAGCTGGGCCTGATGGATTATACCTTCAGCGTCGCGTATTTACCGTCAATGTCTGCAGCAGCGTCGGTTTATACTGCTCGATACCTTCTGGGTGAATGTCCCCTGTGGACCGAGGCACTTCAGTTCCACACAAACTACTCGGAGTCTCAGCTGAG GGACTGCTTTGAGATATTATTGAGTAAGCACTCGAATGCTGGGGAGGATGAACTCAAGGCTGTATACGAGAAGTATTCCGAGGCTGAGCGAGGATCCGTGGCGCTCGTTCTTCCAAAGGAGACTTCCGCGTGTGGCAATTTATCTACCGTAGAGCCTCCTCAAAATTCCGAAATTTTACTGCCAAAAGGGGATGATAATACTTCCGCCGAAGAAGGGAAAGTTGCCGACTATGGAAATGAGATTCGAATGGGTTAG
- the LOC104419797 gene encoding disease resistance protein At4g27190 isoform X1 has translation MEIVISVAAKIAEYTVAPVLQKVKYVFSYQSNIHELKVEHKRLVEKREGVQLQVDEAERNLHKVAPAVASWLERVDMINKDVTGFFEDEVTVDLKCCKGWCPDLKTCYLLSQRAKEKSAAVTKLERDGNFDEVAYPAPPQKLGRTFAYGSKDLESRTRIMNEIVDAIREEEITIVGVYGMGGVGKTTMMKEVIKTVEKRNLFDEVVMAVVSQNPNITKIQDEMADRLCLNLDNRGEFGRAGRLRARLLERKSTLVVLDDLWGELDLEAIGIPAGIYCKILLTSRSKDVCKKMRSRGIFQISVLLDTESWDLFREMAGDAVDSLDLHDIAREVLGECGGLPLAIATIGKALGHKEKHIWEDVLEQLRKSTISSFTEMQESVFSRVELSYKYLSSEEAKSCLLLCCLFPEDFDIPITYLVSYGRSLRFYKGVDTLIKTRNRVLALVDKLISSCLLLESNRNDCVKMHDIVRATAISVASREKAFLVSCDSDMGQWPEEDTGQDWQAISLLFDQLPNHTCEWNYPKLKLLQMACINTSQTLPDNLFRGTKELKVLTLLGLSIQQAPSSLQFLLNLQTLRLEFCQLRDMSVIGTLKTLENLSLVGSELEELPEEIKLLKKLRSLDLRGCKGLRRIPPCVLSNLSLLEELYIGYSFDSWREYGSGRESNANLSELTALHSLRDLVIWIREPEILPKGLLSNKLMRFAIQLGHSPTWYSCTSQNNNILLGSPSESSKTKGLRRKGTEQPLTVRFPSSWHAWRPKSNVLTMEIDGEDLLTKNINVLLEKCEILDLDVRGLTNIPMNWTKQDLSA, from the coding sequence ATGGAGATAGTGATCTCTGTGGCAGCTAAAATTGCGGAGTACACTGTAGCACCGGTTTTGCAGAAGGTAAAATATGTGTTTTCGTATCAAAGTAACATCCACGAGTTGAAAGTCGAGCACAAAAGGTTAGTCGAAAAGAGGGAAGGTGTGCAACTGCAAGTAGATGAGGCCGAGAGGAACTTACATAAGGTTGCGCCCGCTGTTGCGAGCTGGTTAGAAAGAGTGGACATGATTAATAAAGATGTGACGGGGTTCttcgaagatgaagttactgtCGATCTAAAGTGTTGCAAAGGGTGGTGTCCTGATCTGAAGACGTGCTATTTACTTAGCCAGAGGGCTAAGGAGAAGAGTGCGGCTGTTACTAAGCTTGAAAGGGATGGAAATTTTGATGAAGTTGCTTATCCTGCACCCCCACAAAAATTGGGGAGAACATTTGCATATGGTTCTAAGGACCTTGAATCAAGGACAAGGATTATGAACGAGATAGTGGATGCAATCAGGGAAGAAGAAATTACTATAGTTGGAGTTTACGGGATGGGTGGTGTTGGTAAAACAACCAtgatgaaggaagtgatcaagACAGTGGAAAAAAGGAACCTTTTCGATGAAGTGGTGATGGCAGTTGTGTCCCAGAACCCGAACATTACGAAGATACAAGATGAGATGGCAGATAGGCTTTGTCTTAACCTGGATAATAGAGGAGAATTTGGAAGAGCAGGTCGGCTACGTGCAAGACTGCTGGAGCGTAAGAGTACACTAGTGGTATTGGATGACCTCTGGGGGGAGCTTGATCTCGAGGCAATAGGTATTCCTGCTGGGATTTATTGCAAGATTCTATTGACTTCACGAAGCAAAGATGTGTGCAAGAAGATGAGAAGTCGGGggatcttccaaatctcagTTTTATTAGATACAGAATCCTGGGATCTTTTCCGGGAGATGGCAGGGGATGCTGTTGACTCTCTAGATCTACATGACATAGCAAGAGAAGTGCTGGGGGAGTGTGGGGGTTTACCCCTCGCAATTGCAACTATAGGAAAGGCTCTAGGACATAAAGAGAAGCACATATGGGAGGACGTACTAGAACAACTTAGAAAGTCTACCATCAGCTCATTCACGGAAATGCAAGAATCTGTGTTTTCACGCGTGGAACTGAGTTACAAGTATTTATCGAGTGAAGAAGCTAAGTCATGCCTTTTGCTGTGTTGTCTATTTCCGGAAGATTTTGATATACCAATCACCTATTTGGTTAGTTATGGAAGAAGCTTGAGGTTCTACAAAGGTGTTGATACACTAATAAAAACGAGAAACAGGGTCTTGGCATTAGTGGATAAATTGATATCTTCATGTTTGTTATTGGAGAGTAATCGTAATGATTGTGTGAAGATGCATGACATTGTGCGGGCTACAGCCATCTCTGTTGCTTCCAGAGAAAAAGCTTTCCTGGTTAGTTGTGATTCTGATATGGGACAATGGCCAGAAGAAGACACAGGCCAAGATTGGCAAGCGATTTCCCTCCTTTTTGATCAATTGCCTAACCATACGTGTGAATGGAACTATCCGAAGTTAAAGCTTTTGCAAATGGCATGCATAAATACTTCTCAGACACTTCCTGATAATCTCTTTAGAGGAACGAAAGAACTCAAAGTTCTTACTTTGCTGGGATTATCGATCCAACAAGCACCTTCATCTCTTCAATTCTTGCTGAACCTTCAAACTTTGCGTTTAGAGTTTTGTCAGTTGAGAGACATGTCCGTGATCGGAACATTAAAAACACTGGAAAATCTTAGCTTGGTCGGCTCAGAATTGGAGGAGTTACCTGAAGAAATAAAACTTCTCAAGAAGCTGAGAAGTCTTGATTTGAGGGGTTGCAAAGGTCTCCGAAGAATCCCCCCTTGTGTTCTCTCAAATTTATCTCTCTTGGAAGAGTTGTACATAGGGTACAGCTTTGACAGTTGGCGAGAATATGGCAGTGGTCGAGAGAGTAATGCGAATCTTAGTGAGTTGACAGCTTTGCACTCTCTGAGAGATTTAGTTATTTGGATACGAGAACCTGAAATCTTGCCAAAGGGTCTCCTTTCAAATAAGTTAATGAGATTTGCTATACAATTGGGACATTCTCCTACTTGGTACTCATGTACTTCCCAAAACAACAATATTCTTCTTGGATCTCCCAGCGAATCCAGCAAGACGAAGGGCCTGAGGAGAAAGGGGACCGAGCAACCGCTGACCGTCAGATTCCCTAGCTCGTGGCATGCATGGCGCCCAAAAAGCAACGTGTTGACCATGGAGATTGACGGGGAAGATCTGCTGACGAAAAATATTAATGTGCTGCTAGAGAAATGCGAAATTCTTGATCTAGATGTCCGTGGTTTGACAAATATTCCTATGAACTGGACAAAGCAGGATTTGTCCGCTTGA